The Glycine soja cultivar W05 chromosome 8, ASM419377v2, whole genome shotgun sequence genome has a window encoding:
- the LOC114424593 gene encoding trypsin inhibitor A-like, which produces MKCLALFALFLLLSAFTSYLPSATAEFVYDKDGNKLENKGFYYILDANLGGGGIEGAATGNETCPLTVVQSLNELHSGLPILISSLTFVRFISEERMLRLEFVGVPAPCAPSPLWTVVKGLPEGRQAVKLAGYENTVKGWFEIRKLVGQHYKLVFCARDTDACESIGVHVDENGKRVLVLTVDDPLHVVFKKINTWDA; this is translated from the coding sequence ATGAAGTGTCTTGCGTTGTTTGCTCTCTTCCTTCTACTTTCTGCCTTCACCTCATACCTACCTTCAGCCACTGCTGAGTTTGTATACGATAAGGATGGCAACAAGCTCGAAAACAaaggcttttactatatatTGGATGCTAATCTTGGAGGAGGTGGAATAGAAGGAGCCGCAACTGGCAATGAAACTTGCCCTCTCACTGTTGTGCAATCTCTCAACGAGCTCCATTCGGGGCTTCCGATACTGATCTCGTCGTTAACTTTCGTCCGTTTCATCTCCGAAGAACGTATGTTGAGGCTCGAGTTCGTGGGTGTGCCGGCACCGTGTGCGCCCAGCCCTTTGTGGACTGTTGTCAAGGGTCTACCAGAAGGTCGTCAGGCTGTTAAACTTGCTGGTTATGAAAATACAGTAAAGGGTTGGTTTGAAATTAGGAAACTTGTTGGTCAGCATTACAAGCTTGTGTTCTGTGCACGTGACACTGACGCGTGTGAAAGTATTGGGGTTCATGTTGATGAGAACGGAAAAAGGGTTTTGGTACTCACTGTGGACGATCCATTACATGTTGTCTTTAAGAAAATTAACACATGGGATGCATGA
- the LOC114424238 gene encoding heat shock 70 kDa protein 15-like: MVEVVGSGSRVPPINKILTEFFKKEPRRTMNASECVARGCALQCAILSPTFKVREFQVNESFPFSISLPWKGPSSDAQESGPDNMQSTLVFPKGNPIPSVKALTIYRSGTFSIDVQYDDVGGLQTPAKISTYTIGPFQSTQTEKAKIKVKVRLNLHGIVSVKSATVSL, encoded by the exons ATGGTTGAGGTGGTTGGTTCTGGATCTCGTGTGCCacctataaacaaaatattgacAGAGTTCTTCAAAAAGGAGCCTAGGCGGACAATGAATGCTAGTGAGTGTGTTGCCAGGGGTTGTGCATTGCAGTGTGCAATTCTCAGCCCAACTTTTAAAGTACGGGAGTTTCAG GTCAATGAAAGCTTTCCTTTCTCAATTTCTCTCCCGtggaaaggtccaagttctgaTGCACAGGAAAGTGGACCAGATAATATGCAGAGTACCCTTGTTTTTCCCAAGGGAAATCCCATACCAAGTGTCAAGGCACTGACCATCTACAGGTCAGGAACCTTTTCTATTGATGTTCAATATGATGATGTGGGTGGATTGCAAACACCTGCAAAGATCAGCACATATact ATTGGACCTTTCCAATCTACACAAACTGAAAAGgcaaaaattaaagtgaaagttcGGTTGAATCTCCATGGAATTGTATCTGTCAAATCTGCAACTGTAAGTCTTTAG
- the LOC114423658 gene encoding trypsin inhibitor A-like has product MKNTIFSALFLLCAFTTSYLPSTTAVVDTDGDILQNPGTYFILSVFRPGGGVEFAATGNETCPLTVVQTLFGRGFPAILSSRLRIPFIGEGQLFSILFRIVPWCATTPSKWTIVEGLPESPAVKLTGYDNTVPGEFKIEKANPFHNDYTLLFCPAGEESKCGYVAVHFDQFRNRRFVVIEVQEHELWVMFQKLEYASGLTLSSA; this is encoded by the exons ATGAAGAATACTATCTTCTCTGCTCTCTTTCTACTTTGTGCCTTCACCACCTCATACCTACCTTCAACCACCGCGGTGGTCGATACCGACGGTGATATTCTTCAGAATCCTGGCACATACTTTATCTTGTCCGTTTTTCGACCCGGCGGCGGAGTAGAATTCGCCGCCACTGGAAACGAAACTTGCCCTCTCACTGTCGTGCAGACTCTCTTCGGGAGGGGCTTTCCAGCAATATTATCGTCCCGGTTACGAATCCCTTTCATCGGCGAAGGACAACTCTTCAGCATCCTGTTCCGTATTGTGCCATGGTGCGCCACCACTCCTTCTAAGTGGACCATTGTGGAGGGTTTACCAGAATCACCCGCGGTTAAACTCACTGGGTACGACAACACAGTGCCTGGTGAGTTTAAAATTGAGAAAGCTAACCCTTTCCATAACGACTATACCCTTTTGTTCTGTCCAGCTGGCGAAGAAAGCAAATGTGG TTATGTTGCGGTTCATTTCGACCAATTCCGCAACAGGCGCTTCGTAGTGATTGAGGTTCAGGAGCATGAATTGTGGGTTATGTTTCAGAAACTTGAATATGCATCAGGATTAACTCTTTCATCTGCATGA